One part of the Glycine soja cultivar W05 chromosome 11, ASM419377v2, whole genome shotgun sequence genome encodes these proteins:
- the LOC114377252 gene encoding protein tesmin/TSO1-like CXC 2: MDTPERNQITATLSMFEDSPVFNYINSLSPIKPVKSVPISQTFNSLSFSSPPSVFTSPHVSCLKESRFLRRHNPLGTSKPKVSSEDVIKVHSSEETLADTTRAHHNSSKLQEENTGKGISLRDASLELSREHIRFSDELPKALKYNCGSPGYDHPPCGDEANSLLELPGEAAENVGYVQEGCKTDSVEGEVHLQEICQMEPKSEGPDCYWDSLIPDAPDMLIFNSPGEAEAFKGLMHKPLDSSIRLSKFMSMLPHSTINNGRKMHIVDSVASGSAHEIEDNHSEPMTATGTSQTQDNLADVALVTSNSNEKANDQLVSVTHRTIRRRCLDFEMANVQRKNSDDNSNIGFSTSESDERNVANEKQLLPAKRNGNLQRGILQGIGLHLNALAALKEYNGTQVEKLSSGRQLSLPSSTSLQITTSQEHQHLSLVPVSSERELDPSDIGVHPAEDCSQPSAYMAGEDFNQNSPRMKRRKSETPGDTEGCKRCNCKKSKCLKLYCECFAAGVYCIEPCSCQDCFNKPIHEDTVLQTRKQIESRNPLAFAPKVIRNSDSVPEIGDDPNKTPASARHKRGCNCKKSSCLKKYCECYQGGVGCSISCRCEGCKNAFGRKDGSAPVGIETDPEETEASDKGMVEKTLQKTEIQNTENHPDSATVSTPLRLSRPLLPLPFSSKGKPPRSFVTTISGSALFANQKLGKPNPLWSQAKHFQTVPDEEMPDILRGDSSPITCIKTSSPNGKRISSPNCDLGLSPSRRGGRKLILQSIPSFPSLTPHP, from the exons ATGGACACGCCAGAGAGGAATCAGATCACCGCTACTCTCTCTATGTTTGAG GATTCACCGGTTTTCAACTATATCAATAGTTTATCTCCTATAAAGCCCGTTAAGTCTGTTCCCATCAGTCAGACTTTCAATTCACTGAGCTTTTCATCCCCTCCATCGGTTTTCACATCACCCCATGTCAGCTGTCTCAAGGAATCTAGATTTCTCCGGAG ACATAACCCGTTGGGCACATCAAAGCCTAAGGTTTCTTCTGAAGATGTAATTAAAGTTCACTCAAGTGAAGAGACTCTTGCTGATACTACACGCGCACACCATAACTCAAGTAAATTACAGGAGGAAAACACTGGTAAAGGGATTTCATTAAGAGATGCTTCGCTTGAGCTATCTAGGGAGCACATAAGATTTTCAGATGAGCTACCGAAagctttaaaatataattgtggtAGCCCTGGCTAtgatcatccaccttgtggtgATGAGGCCAACTCTCTTTTGGAATTGCCTGGTGAGGCAGCAGAAAATGTTGGCTATGTTCAGGAAGGTTGTAAAACTGATTCAGTTGAGGGCGAAGTGCATCTTCAGGAAATATGTCAGATGGAGCCAAAGAGTGAAGGTCCAGACTGTTATTGGGATAGTTTAATTCCTGATGCCCCTGATATGCTAATTTTTAATTCCCCAGGTGAGGCAGAAGCTTTTAAGGGTCTAATGCACAAACCCTTGGACTCTTCTATTCGACTCAGCAAATTTATGTCTATGCTTCCACATTCTACCATCAATAATGGTAGGAAAATGCACATTGTTGATTCAGTTGCTTCTGGTTCTGCCCATGAAATTGAAGATAATCATTCTGAGCCGATGACAGCCACAGGCACGAGCCAAACTCAAGATAATCTTGCCGATGTTGCATTAGTGACTAGCAATTCAAATGAGAAAGCAAACGACCAG CTTGTTTCAGTCACACACCGTACCATACGGAGGCGCTGTCTAGACTTTGAGATGGCCAATGTTCAAAGGAAGAACTCTGATGATAATTCAAACATCGGTTTTAGTACATCTGAGTCTGATGAGAGGAATGTCGCTAATGAAAAGCAATTGCTTCCTGCAAAACGCAATGGGAATTTACAGAGGGGAATTTTGCAAGGAATTGGTCTACACTTGAATGCACTTGCTGCCTTAAAAGAATACAACGGCACACaagttgaaaaattgtcttctggAAGACAACTCAGTCTGCCCAGCTCTACTTCTTTGCAAATCACTACAAGCCAAGAACATCAGCATCTATCATTGGTACCTGTATCATCTGAAAGAGAATTGGATCCATCAGACATTGGGGTTCATCCTGCTGAAGATTGTTCCCAGCCATCAGCTTACATGGCTGGTGAAGACTTCAATCAGAACAGCCCCAGAATGAAAAG GCGTAAGTCGGAGACACCAGGAGACACCGAGGGCTGTAAACGCTGCAATTGCAAGAAATCAAAGTGTTTGAAGCT TTATTGTGAGTGCTTTGCTGCTGGTGTCTACTGCATAGAACCCTGCTCCTGTCaggattgcttcaacaaacctATTCATGAAGACACTGTTCTTCAAACTCGCAAGCAGATTGAATCTCGTAACCCTCTTGCATTTGCTCCTAAAGTCATCAGAAATTCTGATTCTGTACCTGAAATTGGG GATGACCCAAATAAAACTCCAGCTTCAGCACGACACAAAAGAGGATGCAACTGCAAAAAATCAAGCTGCCTAAAGAAATATTGTGAATGTTATCAG GGTGGTGTTGGTTGCTCCATTAGCTGTAGATGTGAAGGATGCAAGAATGCTTTTGGTAGAAAGGATG GTTCTGCTCCTGTAGGCATAGAAACTGATCCAGAAGAAACAGAAGCCTCTGACAAGGGTATGGTAGAAAAAACTTTACAGAAAACTGAAATTCAGAATACTGAGAATCATCCAGATTCTGCTACAGTGTCAACACCATTACGGCTTTCCAG GCCATTGCTTCCGTTGCCCTTTTCATCAAAGGGAAAGCCACCAAGATCTTTTGTTACAACCATCTCTGGCTCTGCATTATTTGCCAACCAAAAGCTTGGGAAACCAAACCCTCTTTGGTCTCAAGCTAAGCATTTTCAAACTGTTCCAGATGAAGAAATGCCGGATATTCTGCGAGGTGATAGCTCTCCTATCACTTGCATCAAAACCTCTTCTCCAAATGGCAAGAGGATCTCCTCTCCTAACTGCGACTTGGGATTATCTCCTAGTCGCAGAGGTGGCAGGAAGTTGATATTACAATCCATTCCTTCATTTCCTTCTCTCACCCCTCACCCTTAG